The Coleofasciculus sp. FACHB-1120 nucleotide sequence TGACCCCTGCCACAATCCCACTGTGGTCAATATCTTGTACTCTAATCTCAGATGCACTCATGCATCAAAAATACAATAACTCCATGCCAAAACCTGCGGAATATGGGTTATAGCTAATTTCCCGGATAGGGAAAAGCCAAGGCGATCGCTTTCTTGGTAACTGCATACTACAAAGGATTTTACAAGGGTAGGATTACACAAATTTGGTAATTCTGGGCACACAGATGAAATCAACACCGTCTCAGTGTGGAACAACACATTTTCGGGTTATTTGTTGTTTGCCAGTATACTTAAAATGAAAAATAAGCAAATTTCCGCTAAGGTTTTCACGGCACTGGCGATAGTGGCAACGATTGGTATTTCTGCAATGCCGAGGTCTCAAGCCGTATCTCAGCCACCTATCACTCCAATCTCCACCTTAACTGCTCAAGCACCCACCAACACTTGGCAAAATGTGCGACCGATTCGCAGCGTAGAGGCACATTCAGGGAGCGTAGGAGCGATCGCGATCGCTGGCAATGGACAGGTAATGGCGAGTGGAAGCGATGATGGCACAATCAAAGTATGGAATCCGCAAACGGGCCAGCTAATTCGCGCCCTAACAGGGCATACTGACACCATTTGGGGGCTGGCGATTAGCCCGAATGGACAAACCCTCGCCAGCAGTAGCGCCACCAATGATGGATCGCTAAAACTATGGAATTTAAAAACTGGCAAGGTAATTCGGACTATCAAGCGGGATTTATATGTTAAATCTCTCGCCTTTAGCCCAGATGGAGAACGCCTTGCAATTGGTAGCTGGAACCCGACTGCGCGAAACGCAGAGATTGAAGTGTGGAATGCACGCACGGGTAAATCAATCTATAGCTTCCAGGGATCTCCTCAGTCGAATTTAATGGTCGCCTTCAGCCCGGATGGAAAAACTCTCGTCAGTGGGAATGAAGACAGTACCATCCAAATATGGGATCTTAGGACAGGCAAACCCATTCGCACCCTCAATAATGGAGAGGCTGTCAGAGCGATCGCTTTTGGTCAGGATAACAAAACCCTCATCAGCGAAAGTTATAACCAAATCGTCAAAATCTGGAATCTGCAAACCGGCGAACTCATCTCTACACCGATTAAAGATTCAGGCACCGTTTTTGTGAATGCTGTGGCTTTGCATCCGAATGGTCGGGTACTGGCGAGTGCATTAGGCGGATTAGAGGGCACTCTAAACTTATTTGATTTGCAAACTGGCAATGTAATCAATCCTCTTATCGGGTCTTTTAACGTCGTCTCCTCACTCGCTTTCGCCCCAAACGGTCAGACTCTTATTAGTGGGAATTTTGACGGAACAATTACCTTCTGGGAACCCCAGTAATTATATTTTTTCACCTTTACCAGTATGAAGATTGGAATCCCTCTAGACTTCAGGATATTTATTCTTGAGGCCGCAAAATCTAACTTCCCAGATGGCTACTTCTTTCTTCTCAATTCATGGGAGGCGGAGGGATCAAAATGTAAGCAAATCACGTTAGATCCCTCCTCCCCCAATAAATGGCTACCGTCTACACACAAGTCTTCTAATGTTTCTTCACAATGTTTTGATCCCCCCAACCCCCCTTAAAAAGGGGGGAAATCCAATCAAAGTCCCCCTTTTTACTAGCGTAGCGGCGCTCTCTTCGTGGGGATGCAAGGGGGATCGGACAGCGTTTCGCATTCTGTACGAGATATGTGTACACGGTAGCCAATAAATGGGGGAGAGAAACTCCCTATCTTTGCATTTGCTGTTCCAACAGTTTTTGCGCCCTTGGCTTGTAAATTAAGTAAAACAACGCCTCAATGTAACGCAGTAAATCCTCGCGGTTTTCCTTAGAGGTATAATTCCAGAAACCGTAAATCCGAGCTAAAGATAGCAGTTTGGTTGTGTGAATCTTCCACGTATAGGTACTATAAACTCGGTCGATAGCTCGCGTGGAAATTTCATACCAGTAGTTAGGATTCTGGTCGCACTTAGAAACAAACTCCAGAATTTTTTCTGCCATCTCTTCAAGATTCGTTGGGTTAATATAGAACCCATTAAACTTATCCTGAATAATCTCTAAGGGACCACCAAACTGAGTCGCGAATGTCGGTAAACCAGAAATCATCGCCTCCAAAATTGTCAAACCAAAAGCTTCAAACAGCGCTGGTTGAACAAAGACACCTTGGCGATCGGCAATTACACGATAAATTTCACCGGAATCAGTTTTAGAAAGGCGTACACCCAGCCAGCGAATTTTGCCTTGTAGATTGTACTGTTCAATGATTTGGTAAAGCTTGACAATTTCATCTTTTTCTTCGTTATCGGTTGATTCCTCAACGCGCAACTTCCCGGCAACTAAAATTAAGTTGCAATGTTCTTGTAACGCTTCGTTTTTACCAAAACACTCAGCCAAGCCGGTGAGGTTTTTAATTCGGTCAAGACGTGCCATTGAGAAGAGGGGACGCTTGCTGGGGTCGTCCAATTTCCCAAATATCTGAGATGGATCTTCGAGGGTAAAGAGCATCTCATCGATCCGGGCGCGATCGCTCGGTGTGCGCTCTTCGGTACGCGAATAGGGAAAATAAGCTTTCTCATTTACTCCCGGCGGCACCACGTTGAATTTGGGGCTAAACAGCTCAACTCCACTCACGACATGGTACAAATCCGGCATTGTGAAACACTTATAAGATTCATACTGTCCTACACTATCCGGTGTTCCGACAATTTCTTGATAAGTGCTGCTAATGATGAAATTCGCCGCATTCATTGCAATTAAATCAGCGGTGAATTGCAGAGAGAAATGATACTTGTCTTCCAAGTCGTTCCAGTAGAGGTTACTGAAAAGATATTTAGATTTTTCTAAAGCGTGGGCAATGTTGCACTGAGTCACCTTCAAGCGACGTGCCAGTAAAAATGCTACCAAATTACCGTCAGAATAATTTCCGACAATTAAGTCGGGCTTCCCTTGAAATTCTGCCAGTAGTTCTTTTTCCGAATCCAAGGCATAACTTTCTAGATAAGGCCAAAACTCAAATCGCGAGATCCAGTTTTGAGTCACAGTGGGATTAAACTCGCGCAAAGGCACCCGCAAAATCCAGGCATTTTCTGTACCGTGGACTTTTTCTAAGCGTTGGTTACACAAAGTGCCATCGCTATTAGGAATTAGGCGAGAAAGAATAATCACCTTCGGCTCAACACCCAAGATATCCAACCCAGCTAGCGAGAGGTCTTCTTGCATTTGCTGTTCGAGACTCTTGGCTTGGTCGAGGACGTAAACGACCTGTCCACCAGTATCTGGACGTCCTAAAACGCCTTCTTGCCCAAACCAACCGTGGGGAGAGACTAGGACAATCCGGAAGACCATTGGAATCCGGGAAAGAAAGGCTTCTAGAGTCTGGTGATCGGGGGAGTCAAGGAGTTCATCAAGAATTTCCAAGGTTTCCCGCACCCGTCCGGCGGTGTTCCCCCACCCAGGCTCAAAGCCCATTGCTTGCAAATCATACCGAAATTCATCGTAGCTTTGCTCTGAAGGACGGTTGCCTAAAAATGTCAAAGCTTGCTTAACCCGGTTAGAAAGTTCCTGCTGCGAT carries:
- a CDS encoding WD40 repeat domain-containing protein, producing MKNKQISAKVFTALAIVATIGISAMPRSQAVSQPPITPISTLTAQAPTNTWQNVRPIRSVEAHSGSVGAIAIAGNGQVMASGSDDGTIKVWNPQTGQLIRALTGHTDTIWGLAISPNGQTLASSSATNDGSLKLWNLKTGKVIRTIKRDLYVKSLAFSPDGERLAIGSWNPTARNAEIEVWNARTGKSIYSFQGSPQSNLMVAFSPDGKTLVSGNEDSTIQIWDLRTGKPIRTLNNGEAVRAIAFGQDNKTLISESYNQIVKIWNLQTGELISTPIKDSGTVFVNAVALHPNGRVLASALGGLEGTLNLFDLQTGNVINPLIGSFNVVSSLAFAPNGQTLISGNFDGTITFWEPQ
- a CDS encoding sucrose synthase; the protein is MSDLIQAVLQSDEKIDLRQFVSELRQQDKAYLLRNDILNAFSEYCTNHQKPEHFDQSSHLGKLIYYTQEIIREDGNICLIVRPTIASQEIYRLTEDLLVEPMTVQELLDVRDRLVNRFHPQEGDILELDFQPFYDYTPTIRDPKNIGKGVQYLNRYLSSKLFQDPGQWLESLFQFLSVHSYNNLQLLINGRIQSQQELSNRVKQALTFLGNRPSEQSYDEFRYDLQAMGFEPGWGNTAGRVRETLEILDELLDSPDHQTLEAFLSRIPMVFRIVLVSPHGWFGQEGVLGRPDTGGQVVYVLDQAKSLEQQMQEDLSLAGLDILGVEPKVIILSRLIPNSDGTLCNQRLEKVHGTENAWILRVPLREFNPTVTQNWISRFEFWPYLESYALDSEKELLAEFQGKPDLIVGNYSDGNLVAFLLARRLKVTQCNIAHALEKSKYLFSNLYWNDLEDKYHFSLQFTADLIAMNAANFIISSTYQEIVGTPDSVGQYESYKCFTMPDLYHVVSGVELFSPKFNVVPPGVNEKAYFPYSRTEERTPSDRARIDEMLFTLEDPSQIFGKLDDPSKRPLFSMARLDRIKNLTGLAECFGKNEALQEHCNLILVAGKLRVEESTDNEEKDEIVKLYQIIEQYNLQGKIRWLGVRLSKTDSGEIYRVIADRQGVFVQPALFEAFGLTILEAMISGLPTFATQFGGPLEIIQDKFNGFYINPTNLEEMAEKILEFVSKCDQNPNYWYEISTRAIDRVYSTYTWKIHTTKLLSLARIYGFWNYTSKENREDLLRYIEALFYLIYKPRAQKLLEQQMQR